The sequence ACTGCCAACCAAGACTTTCCCAGAAGCGGCGCCCCAGCGCATTGCTCTCGATAACCATCAGATGGCATTTGGCAATGCCGTTTACCCGCAGCTTGTCCAGACATCGGGACACCAGTTCACGGCCCACCCCCACTCCCCGACTGTCACTGCTAACCGCAACATGATACATATAACCTCTGCGCCCATCATGTCCACAGAGCGCTGTCCCAGCTAGAGTACCATCCTCATGCACACAGATTTGACTAAAGCCACGATTGCGCTCCAAATAACCTACAATCTCAGCCCGTGAATCCGCTCCACTGAGCCCCATGCCCTCCGTATTCTCCCATAACCTATAGGCCGCCTCATAATCCTCCGCAACCATGTCTCTGTAAATCATTGGTTTTCCTCCACATCTACATATTTGAATATGACCTTTTACATATAGAATCCAGTTCCCCTAGCTCCAGCTCCCCTAACGCCAACAACGCCTCATAGGGATCACCATTCAGACTCAAAAGATGTGCAAAAGCTGGTTCCGTCTTCATACCACCTGATTTCAGCTCAATAATATGTTCGCGGAATTCATTGCCCAGCAGATTTAATATATGTGCTTCGACAATCATATGCAGATAGCCATTCTGCCGCCCCGTACCCTGTGGCTGAGCAAATAATTCTATAGGCCACCCACCTGCTCGGAAGTTAATCTTGCAGCGGGGTATTCCATCGACTAGTCGAGTTACAAGGCAGAAATCATCCATTTGGCCAAAAGAGCGGCGGACTGTCACCGTAAACTCCTCTTGGTCATAGACCTCGCAAATAATATCTAGATCACTACTCTCTACCTGAATTCCCAGCGGTACAGTGCCCACCAGCATCGGTTCATATTCAGCCAGTACATTCATGATATCCAACTGCTGAAGCAGAGTGTAGACCTCCCTTTGCACCGTTGAACCACGCAGCAAATAGGCAAGATTACGCCAATCCCTAATTCCCGACATGCTTACCTCCATTAATTAATAATCCCGAAATATCTACTGTCAGCTTAACGCAGGAGAATATGTATAAGTAATTATAATATAAAATAACAGTCGCGTATGTCCCTCCCAAGAGAATGCAAACTGCCCTCCACCTAGCCAAAAAGGCGAAGTAGAGGGCAGTTACTGTTGTATGGACCACAATATCCAATGATCATTTTATTAGCTATCTTGATATTTGTGTTAAGCCGCCAACGTTGTCTTCACAGGTTCCTTACGTTTGATGAAGAAGGCTAAGACCAGTGTGATAATTGCAGCTCCGGTAGTGACCATCGAAGCAACATTCATCCCATGGATTAAACTCTGCACATCGCTTGTGTGTCCCAAACTCCCTCCGCTATAGGTCGTAATGGTTACAAGCAGAGCAGTCCCGACACTTAGCGACATCCAGAATTTGTTGCTTCCTCTCTGCTGCTTGGATGTCCCTGCTTGTGTTCTTTTTCATTTGGGTGTCTTGGGACATCCGTACTCTCCCCTCTCGTATATTATGTTAGCAGACCAAAGACTCGTTAAATGAATTCGAACCCATACCCTCGAACCCAGGAATTGAAGACATTAGACGCGATAACGGCGCACCCATTTCTGGGCACACGCATAGAAATATACGGAAAGAGGGAACGCAAAGAGGAATACTAGAAACTGATGCCATGTCAACGGAAGGGATATGGTTACAAGCTGAGAACTACCGGATTCATCTCCAGTCCGGCAGTCACACCCACTCTCCTTGGAAAGGACAGCTGCTTATGAACAAAATGAATGACTACGATATCCCGTCTGTCCGGCTAACGGCTGGCTTATATGCCTTAAGTAAATTGGCCTGTGCCGGATTAACCTTTCTGCTCATTTCCCTGCTGCTGCTTGGATTTCCGCAAAGTGGCGGTATCCCGAAGGGCTGGCCTATTTCTTTACCCTATGCCATATATGCCTATGGATTACCGACTGCGCTGGTAGCTGATGCACTACTGCGCATATTGCGCTCCACTTCCCAGATCCTTGCCCTATTCATATATGCTGCTGCCGGGTTTGGTGCAGGTTTCTGGCTGGTCGCAGAGCAGGGAGGGAATTCAATCCTGTGGGGTATTGGCGGGATTGCCGGACTTTTACTGTTCCGGATAGCGCAGCTGGTGGTGGAACGTTACACTCTGCTGCTCCCCATATTCGCGCTGTTCGTGCCGCTGCTATGTCTGCTCCTGCTCTGAGCCATGGGTCAGAGCTCTTCTATAATGTCACCGGCGATTAATGACGCCGGATTATGACGTCGATAAGCAGCTCGCTCTCCAGCCAATCCGTGCAGGTATACACCAAAGGCCGCCGCTTGTGCGGCTTTTAGTCCCTGAGCCAGCAGTCCGGAAATAATGCCTGTCAGCACATCACCCGCTCCGCCAGTACCCATACCTGGATGACCGGTGGTATTTACATAGGCTTGCCCATCTGGAGTCGCAATTACAGTATGCGCTCCCTTTAGGACAAGGATAACGCCGTGCTCCTGCGCGTAGGCCAAAGCGAGGCCGATACGGTCACGCTGAACTTCAACCGTAGACCAGCCAGCGAGCCGAGCCATTTCTCCGGGGTGAGGAGTAAGAATGACTGGCTGCCTCCGGTTATTCCAGCAGCTATAATCCTGCTCAGCTAATATATTCAGAGCATCCGCATCTATAACGAGAGGACAATCCGTCTCCTCCCACAGTGTGCGAAGCCAATCGTTATCTCCCGTAAATCGGCCGAGGCCAGGACCAACGGCCATAACATCTCGCTCTGCACTTAGTTTCAGCAGTTCTGCAGCTGTTCCGGCCTCCCAAGTCCCATCCGGGCTGCTGCCCACTGGCACCAGCATCAGCTCGGGTGCTGCGCCAATCACAAAGGGCAGCAGCTTCTGCGGCAGCGCCCAAGTCACCAGACCGCAGCCGCTACGCAGCGCGGCACGAGCTGACAGCAGTCCGGCACCGCTCATGGGCATTGTGCCCGCCGCCACCAGCACATGCCCATAAGTACCCTTATGGCCTTCGGGCGACCGGCGGCGTGACAGATCCACATCCAGGCGCGTGCGCAGCACTTCCGGTGTCAGCAGGTAGGTCGTCACGCCCGCTTCCCGGGCTAGGGAAGCCGGGATGCCGATCGACCGAACTACCACATGCCCCGCTGCTGCCGCACCGGGGTATTGCAGCAGCCCGCGTTTGAGAAACGCGAGGCATACCGTCACAGACGCATGAATGCACGGCTCATGCGTCTCCCCCGTGTCTGCGTTCAGACCGCTAGGGATGTCCGCAGACACAATGGCTTTGCCGCTGCTATTCGCCGCGGCAATCAGCTCCGCATAGGCGCCGCGCGGGGCACCCGCGGCGCCGGTGCCGAGCAGCGCATCCAGGATGCCGCTGCATACGGCAAAGTCCAGCCTGTCCCGGCCGTATACTACGGCGGACAGGTCCATTGCTGCAGCGGCATCGCGCTGCAGGGCGGCCTCGCCGGTCAGCGACTCCGGCGGCACTGCATAGACCAGCGTGACGGCGATGCCGGACTCGCTGAGGTACCTTGCGGCGGCGAGGCCATCGCCGCCGTTATTGCCTTTGCCGACAAGGATCAGCCAGTGCTCGGCAGCGGCATGATCCAGAGTCAGCGCCTCATCGCCGCTGACCTTAAATCCCTTCAGCGGAGCGTCCGCTCTGCTATAATCGCCCGCTAGACTATGCCCATCTGCTACACCATGCCCGTTCGCTCCACTATACCTGTCTACTCCACTATGCCCGTTAGCTCCACTATGCCCGTTAGCTCCAATATACCTACCCGCTTCGTAGCTCCCAGCCGAAGCGGGTGCTGCGCTTCCTCTCGCCTGCCGCCGGCAGAGGGCGATGATCTCCTCTGCAATGGCCCGGCCAGCGTTCTCCATCAGCGCAATCGCCGGAATTCCCAGCCGCTCAATCGTCTCACGGTCCAATTCCCGCATTTGCTTCGCCGTCACCAAATACATGTAGTTCAGCCCCCTTCTACCATACTCACAACGCCAGCTACTCTATACCTATCGAAACAGCCCGGCAAAACGACAAAACATGCCCTTAGCCGGACTACAGATCCGTTATTCTCTTGAAGATGGCCTAATCGGAAGCAGCGGCGGACAGAGAATCCGCTATTCGTGAATACAGAGCCTTATTTCACAATTTCAGGTGCAATAACGGAATCTCAGTCCGCCCGCAATGAAAGGAGGGCTATTTCAAGAAAGTAACGTCTCCTGTGTCCGTTTACCTACCCAATCCACATCATCAATACGCAACCGTAAATCGGGTACGGCTGAAATTCCCCTCTTCCAGCTCGTCAATCATAGCTACGGCAAAATCCTCAACGCTGATGATACTATCACCGTTATCATCCAGCACGAGCCGGTCCAATCCGATGCGGAAATGTCCTGTTCGCCGCCCTGACTGAATCAAGGCAGCCGGAGTTACATACGTATAGTCGAGCTCCGAGCTTCTATAGATCTCATAGGCATCTGCATGCGCAGCGGCCAGTGGTCTAATCTCCTCAGGAAAATCCGGTGTATCCATGAGCCATTCCCCAGATTCTGTCTTGAGGCTGCCTGCACCGCCAACAATCAGTAGCCTAGCTACTCCCGCCGTTTGCAGACCTTGTACCAGAGAAGCCGCCGCAGTGAGCAGATCCAGCTCCTGCCCTTTTTCCGGCCCGTAAGCGCTAATCACCTCTCCATGCCCGCGGACCGCAGCCGCTACCGAAGCAGGGTCCAATACATCAACCGTTACGACTTGCAGACGCTCATGCTCTATGGATATAGACTCTGGTCTGCGCACCGCTGCTGTCACTTGATGTTTTCTTTTCAACGCCTCCTGTACAATCGCTTTTCCAATCGTTCCTGACGCACCTATCACTACAACATCCATCTTCTACTTCCTCACTTTCTCCGATAAGGCCATACCGCGCCTTTCAATAACCTTTAGTAGCTTCTTGTAAATTCACTCTGCCTTACAGCGATTCCCGATATTCTTCCCTCTATGGCCTTCAATCATTATTTATCCCTTCACCTAACGACGTAGGAACATCCCCTGTGATTGTGGCATAACCGGTACAAACCCATATTGCTCATACAGTTTTGCCGCTTCCCCGTCTGCAATCAAACTTACGTAAGCCTTATCAGGTACCGTATCGAGATATGCAGCAATTTCAAACATAATTGTTTTTCCGAGACCACGTCCTTGGTGGGAGGGGGTTACCGCTATATCCGTTATTTGAAAGAAACATCCCCCGTCCCCAACCACACGCCCCATACCTATAAGTTGATCTTCTTCATATAATGTGACAGCAAAAGAAGAGCGCGGCAATCCGAGCGCAGCTCCCTCCATACTCATTGCACTAAGTCCAGCGTCACGGCGCAGCTTCAAATACTGTTCAATTGAAGGTGCTTCATGGCGGATAATCAGCTTCTCCATCGTCTAGATCCCCCTGCTTCT comes from Paenibacillus sp. 19GGS1-52 and encodes:
- a CDS encoding GNAT family N-acetyltransferase, with translation MIYRDMVAEDYEAAYRLWENTEGMGLSGADSRAEIVGYLERNRGFSQICVHEDGTLAGTALCGHDGRRGYMYHVAVSSDSRGVGVGRELVSRCLDKLRVNGIAKCHLMVIESNALGRRFWESLGWQYRDGIELYSQDTSV
- a CDS encoding NAD(P)H-binding protein is translated as MDVVVIGASGTIGKAIVQEALKRKHQVTAAVRRPESISIEHERLQVVTVDVLDPASVAAAVRGHGEVISAYGPEKGQELDLLTAAASLVQGLQTAGVARLLIVGGAGSLKTESGEWLMDTPDFPEEIRPLAAAHADAYEIYRSSELDYTYVTPAALIQSGRRTGHFRIGLDRLVLDDNGDSIISVEDFAVAMIDELEEGNFSRTRFTVAY
- a CDS encoding NAD(P)H-hydrate dehydratase, giving the protein MYLVTAKQMRELDRETIERLGIPAIALMENAGRAIAEEIIALCRRQARGSAAPASAGSYEAGRYIGANGHSGANGHSGVDRYSGANGHGVADGHSLAGDYSRADAPLKGFKVSGDEALTLDHAAAEHWLILVGKGNNGGDGLAAARYLSESGIAVTLVYAVPPESLTGEAALQRDAAAAMDLSAVVYGRDRLDFAVCSGILDALLGTGAAGAPRGAYAELIAAANSSGKAIVSADIPSGLNADTGETHEPCIHASVTVCLAFLKRGLLQYPGAAAAGHVVVRSIGIPASLAREAGVTTYLLTPEVLRTRLDVDLSRRRSPEGHKGTYGHVLVAAGTMPMSGAGLLSARAALRSGCGLVTWALPQKLLPFVIGAAPELMLVPVGSSPDGTWEAGTAAELLKLSAERDVMAVGPGLGRFTGDNDWLRTLWEETDCPLVIDADALNILAEQDYSCWNNRRQPVILTPHPGEMARLAGWSTVEVQRDRIGLALAYAQEHGVILVLKGAHTVIATPDGQAYVNTTGHPGMGTGGAGDVLTGIISGLLAQGLKAAQAAAFGVYLHGLAGERAAYRRHNPASLIAGDIIEEL
- a CDS encoding DUF4269 domain-containing protein, with translation MSGIRDWRNLAYLLRGSTVQREVYTLLQQLDIMNVLAEYEPMLVGTVPLGIQVESSDLDIICEVYDQEEFTVTVRRSFGQMDDFCLVTRLVDGIPRCKINFRAGGWPIELFAQPQGTGRQNGYLHMIVEAHILNLLGNEFREHIIELKSGGMKTEPAFAHLLSLNGDPYEALLALGELELGELDSICKRSYSNM
- a CDS encoding GNAT family N-acetyltransferase, with the translated sequence MEKLIIRHEAPSIEQYLKLRRDAGLSAMSMEGAALGLPRSSFAVTLYEEDQLIGMGRVVGDGGCFFQITDIAVTPSHQGRGLGKTIMFEIAAYLDTVPDKAYVSLIADGEAAKLYEQYGFVPVMPQSQGMFLRR